A genomic region of bacterium contains the following coding sequences:
- a CDS encoding type II secretion system protein: MKRDGFTLIELVMVLTVVFILAAVGAWRISGMREEARTVAQSDALATVQRMQALADMEGLPVTANDTLGRVLELQVRLASKGHYYYQINPTNLAAQVAYDPTTQQWMRL, translated from the coding sequence ATGAAACGTGACGGTTTCACTTTGATCGAATTGGTGATGGTGTTGACCGTGGTGTTCATCCTTGCGGCCGTTGGCGCATGGCGAATCTCCGGAATGCGAGAGGAAGCCCGCACAGTTGCCCAGAGCGACGCATTGGCAACCGTGCAGCGGATGCAAGCGCTGGCTGATATGGAGGGTCTCCCAGTGACGGCGAACGACACGTTGGGACGGGTCCTGGAGCTGCAAGTCAGACTCGCGTCCAAGGGGCACTATTATTACCAGATCAACCCAACGAATCTTGCCGCCCAGGTCGCATACGACCCAACCACCCAACAGTGGATGAGGCTATGA
- a CDS encoding VWA domain-containing protein, translating into MKNEITLKEFTVDQARPLPVFLLLDASGSMAENGKIEALNRAVEEMLATFAAEPDVRAMIQIGAIAFGGDVRAHLPLLNAAEAKKKWQPLVAQGNTPLGQTLTQLHVMLEGKKLVPSRSYRPTLVLVSDGQPSDEWQLPLKQLLESARASKAARMAMAIGADADGQMLQSFLNAPESKVFQAHQARDIHKFFKWVTMSVTVRSRSATPDKIAPVDPLEIDEIRY; encoded by the coding sequence ATGAAGAACGAAATCACACTCAAGGAGTTCACGGTCGATCAAGCCCGCCCTCTCCCTGTTTTTCTTCTCCTCGACGCCAGCGGGAGCATGGCGGAAAACGGCAAGATTGAAGCGCTGAATCGGGCCGTTGAGGAAATGCTCGCGACCTTTGCCGCCGAGCCGGATGTTCGCGCCATGATCCAAATCGGGGCCATTGCCTTTGGGGGCGATGTCCGCGCTCATTTGCCTTTGTTGAATGCGGCGGAGGCAAAAAAGAAATGGCAGCCGTTGGTTGCTCAGGGCAACACCCCGTTGGGGCAAACCCTGACCCAACTGCACGTCATGTTGGAGGGCAAGAAACTCGTTCCTTCCCGGTCTTATCGTCCCACGCTCGTGCTGGTTTCAGACGGGCAGCCGAGTGACGAATGGCAGTTGCCCCTGAAACAGTTGCTCGAATCAGCGCGGGCTTCCAAGGCGGCTCGTATGGCCATGGCGATCGGTGCGGACGCCGATGGCCAAATGCTTCAGAGTTTCCTCAATGCGCCTGAGTCAAAAGTGTTTCAGGCCCACCAGGCCCGCGATATTCACAAATTTTTCAAGTGGGTGACCATGAGCGTTACCGTGCGCAGTCGGAGTGCCACACCTGATAAAATTGCCCCGGTTGATCCCTTGGAAATAGATGAAATCCGTTACTAA
- a CDS encoding protein phosphatase 2C domain-containing protein has protein sequence MKSVTKHGRATLAVAPIIFGASVRGPMHKKNGKPCEDVWRGRSFGPAAAISIGDGMGSKPFAALGARSACASAIRATRLWAKATDVGSEWVCRWLEAQWRFSVAPHPPQQCATTCHLIAAHPKAGLIYAGLGDGMAFFQRGKQPVQCLSTRPAGDFVNETLGLGVNHRMTDWNHVSLPLSKEPWIAVLVTDGIADDLRPDKLDVFIKWLRNEIAGKPSIERGPTLRRALREWPTPGHLDDKTVAVILSH, from the coding sequence ATGAAATCCGTTACTAAGCATGGTCGTGCTACGCTCGCTGTTGCGCCAATTATTTTTGGGGCATCAGTGCGTGGCCCTATGCACAAAAAGAACGGAAAACCCTGCGAGGATGTTTGGCGGGGACGGTCGTTTGGGCCAGCGGCGGCAATTTCTATCGGGGACGGCATGGGATCAAAACCATTTGCCGCACTCGGAGCGCGCTCCGCATGCGCCTCGGCCATTCGAGCCACTCGGTTGTGGGCCAAGGCAACTGACGTCGGCTCGGAATGGGTTTGTCGCTGGCTTGAAGCGCAATGGCGTTTCTCGGTTGCGCCACATCCGCCGCAGCAATGTGCCACCACCTGTCATCTAATTGCCGCCCATCCGAAAGCGGGATTAATATATGCGGGGCTGGGCGACGGCATGGCCTTTTTCCAACGGGGAAAACAACCGGTCCAATGCCTTTCTACTCGGCCCGCCGGGGATTTTGTCAACGAAACCCTCGGACTGGGTGTGAACCACCGGATGACCGACTGGAATCACGTTAGCCTGCCGCTTTCCAAAGAACCATGGATCGCCGTCCTCGTGACCGACGGAATTGCTGACGATCTGCGCCCGGACAAATTGGACGTGTTCATAAAATGGTTGCGAAACGAAATTGCTGGCAAGCCAAGTATCGAAAGGGGTCCGACGCTCCGCCGGGCTTTGCGAGAATGGCCAACGCCAGGTCATCTCGATGATAAAACGGTTGCCGTCATCTTGAGTCATTGA
- a CDS encoding AAA family ATPase: MEIANLQHGKILTLDVVPLVDVGIERIPPNGRELMLTRVGDLCALILPGQAEPLVVDARDHKSRRELQRSIEQDAPRLCWLVGLRSDRNQLVALTIQIHEFSERFSIPELKIGVDEKLVADMGRQQARRFSTETACAWLADKLIIQPNSPAGLARVIIIGRPDSQHSQKQAFRILGDRFALDVERHKEGGWLAFRLTRPKTAIKPEEYRPVILAEGAFEFVDQTIAGKMRQGMATELDQIVRTAGSYLGVWLEYQAMEHRRVVEEAKRFGWLSYDGCHRMPDGCWSFQLTADSQWTPSQLWQGITADKDLEASAEVPDMLTSTPAGDEETPSFQIAVRESRPAFRGALAGNDTQSIRLRPDTQDGVVPPDRGYIHVSLRGDLKRMARRNEAHSRIASGKTSIPQLALLLENRPVPVRRVQTHEPLSGAAKARFHSGAPTPRQVEAIRVALNTPDIAVIQGPPGTGKTRTISAIIERLTEIAKDQNADFEKVLLTSFQHDAVENAAAMTEIFGLPAMKVGRRRGDNSESLPLIAWTNRIAEALEADLAASPKKPLRKLLETIRIRHASYVKSPGTETEAARMLLDLRSLAGEHLPADLSDRIVSVADRLKLGVAGQDDECQAAIQVVRGLRIQKEAFADDGPKMAWRVLNQLSSGSWLTAEDRALLEKARDWDSESAPDFLPAMELVKNRLLDALQLSTPPSRTPLVNSEVINVLDEMISTLDKCVRNASAEGAGYGARTTDSGPAK, encoded by the coding sequence ATGGAAATCGCCAACCTCCAACACGGTAAGATTCTGACGCTTGATGTTGTCCCCTTGGTGGATGTCGGAATTGAGCGGATTCCGCCCAACGGGCGGGAGTTGATGCTGACGCGCGTTGGCGACCTGTGTGCGCTTATTCTTCCGGGCCAAGCCGAACCATTGGTTGTTGATGCAAGGGACCACAAAAGTCGGAGGGAACTGCAACGCTCAATTGAACAGGATGCTCCCCGGTTGTGTTGGTTGGTTGGTTTGCGCTCTGACCGCAATCAGTTGGTCGCTTTGACCATCCAGATTCACGAATTCTCGGAACGCTTTTCTATTCCTGAGCTAAAAATCGGCGTGGACGAAAAGCTGGTGGCCGATATGGGACGACAACAGGCACGCCGTTTCTCAACCGAAACCGCCTGTGCTTGGCTCGCCGATAAATTAATCATCCAGCCCAATTCGCCAGCTGGACTGGCCAGGGTAATCATCATTGGTCGGCCAGACTCGCAACATAGCCAAAAACAAGCCTTCCGAATCCTCGGTGACCGATTCGCGCTGGATGTCGAACGGCATAAAGAAGGTGGCTGGTTGGCATTTCGTCTAACCCGCCCCAAGACCGCCATCAAACCGGAAGAATATCGCCCCGTTATTCTTGCCGAAGGGGCCTTTGAATTTGTTGATCAGACCATAGCCGGCAAGATGCGGCAGGGGATGGCAACGGAACTCGATCAGATTGTCCGCACCGCCGGCAGTTATTTGGGAGTCTGGCTGGAATACCAGGCGATGGAACATCGGCGTGTCGTTGAAGAGGCCAAACGCTTTGGCTGGTTGAGCTACGATGGTTGTCATCGAATGCCGGATGGATGCTGGTCTTTTCAGTTGACCGCCGATAGCCAATGGACCCCCTCCCAACTATGGCAGGGCATCACCGCCGACAAGGATTTGGAGGCATCAGCGGAAGTCCCGGATATGCTCACCAGCACGCCAGCCGGCGACGAAGAGACGCCCAGTTTTCAAATAGCGGTTCGCGAATCACGGCCGGCGTTTCGTGGCGCTTTGGCTGGTAACGACACCCAAAGCATTCGACTGCGCCCCGATACCCAAGATGGGGTTGTGCCACCAGATCGGGGTTATATTCATGTCAGCTTGCGCGGCGATTTGAAAAGAATGGCACGCCGAAACGAGGCGCATTCACGCATTGCCAGCGGGAAGACTTCAATTCCACAACTGGCTTTGTTGCTTGAAAACCGGCCAGTGCCGGTTCGCCGCGTGCAGACGCACGAACCGTTGTCCGGCGCGGCGAAAGCCCGGTTTCATTCCGGTGCGCCGACCCCACGGCAGGTGGAAGCCATCAGGGTTGCATTGAACACCCCCGATATAGCCGTTATTCAAGGGCCACCCGGCACCGGCAAGACCCGCACCATATCAGCCATCATCGAGCGCCTTACTGAAATTGCCAAAGATCAAAACGCTGACTTCGAAAAGGTGTTGCTCACAAGCTTCCAACATGATGCGGTCGAGAATGCGGCGGCCATGACCGAGATTTTCGGCCTTCCGGCGATGAAGGTGGGCCGGCGACGAGGAGACAACTCCGAAAGTCTGCCCTTGATAGCTTGGACCAACCGGATCGCGGAAGCCTTGGAGGCGGACTTGGCAGCCAGCCCAAAAAAGCCGTTGAGAAAGTTGCTGGAAACAATTCGGATCAGACATGCCTCCTATGTCAAATCTCCTGGAACTGAAACCGAAGCCGCTCGCATGCTGTTGGATTTACGTTCGTTGGCAGGCGAGCATTTGCCAGCGGATTTGTCTGACCGGATTGTCAGTGTGGCTGACCGCCTCAAACTGGGAGTGGCCGGTCAGGACGACGAGTGTCAGGCAGCCATCCAGGTGGTCCGTGGTCTGCGCATTCAGAAAGAGGCGTTCGCCGATGACGGGCCGAAGATGGCATGGCGGGTTCTCAATCAATTATCATCAGGCTCTTGGCTCACTGCCGAAGACCGCGCCCTTTTGGAAAAGGCCAGAGACTGGGATAGTGAGTCTGCGCCCGACTTCTTGCCGGCAATGGAATTGGTCAAAAATCGGCTGTTGGATGCCCTGCAATTATCTACCCCGCCTTCCCGAACCCCATTGGTCAATTCGGAAGTCATCAACGTTCTTGATGAGATGATTTCCACCTTGGACAAGTGCGTTCGCAATGCGTCGGCTGAGGGGGCCGGATATGGTGCTCGAACAACTGATTCAGGACCTGCGAAATGA
- a CDS encoding type II secretion system protein, with amino-acid sequence MKRPKTTAFSLVEILIVVGILSVIAVTGYRCLMYLTKEATQTSRAAVNSRRAEYDRFVGVLNDRLGRSWSYTVDDSSSQGLNGSVLHLYDPDGQNLADFGIYTDGIIYLYQIADAGGGAPLNLEYAFTNRDATLDYALRFTTNSVAPDLDVTASWKVAPPLYYRAATGAFQGLFISADESELEQQVSEHRTNKTGLLQHDLREYNFNPRHDAFR; translated from the coding sequence ATGAAAAGACCAAAGACAACCGCGTTTTCACTGGTGGAAATCCTGATTGTCGTGGGGATCCTGAGTGTGATCGCCGTAACCGGATATCGCTGCCTCATGTATCTTACCAAGGAGGCGACCCAAACCTCGCGCGCGGCCGTCAATTCGCGCCGGGCTGAGTATGACCGCTTTGTGGGTGTGCTGAATGACCGCCTCGGCCGCAGTTGGAGTTACACGGTGGACGACTCCAGTTCGCAGGGACTGAACGGGAGCGTCCTGCACCTTTACGACCCAGACGGGCAAAACCTCGCTGACTTTGGAATCTACACAGACGGGATCATTTACCTGTACCAAATTGCGGATGCGGGAGGGGGCGCGCCTCTGAACTTGGAGTATGCGTTCACCAACCGGGATGCCACGTTGGATTATGCGCTCCGATTCACGACGAATTCCGTGGCGCCCGATTTGGACGTGACGGCCTCGTGGAAAGTGGCGCCGCCGTTGTATTACCGCGCTGCCACGGGCGCTTTTCAAGGGTTGTTCATCAGTGCTGATGAGAGCGAACTGGAACAGCAGGTGTCCGAGCATCGGACCAACAAGACCGGCCTGCTCCAGCACGACCTGCGCGAATACAACTTCAACCCGCGTCACGACGCTTTCCGTTGA